Proteins co-encoded in one Halorussus lipolyticus genomic window:
- a CDS encoding 6-hydroxymethylpterin diphosphokinase MptE-like protein, producing the protein MNYETWRPVYEQILDDFGFGREADEEARDELADLTRPIAAASEFDLTRLDVSGEVVAIAGAGPSLTDPDHPDRPVQLDRARDADAVFAASTAVDELRQASVGVDCMVTDLDKNPATARELTEEDTPVASHAHGDNINMVCKWIPRFDRANVLPTTQARPVGHVRNFGGFTDGDRAAFLADHLGARTLVFVGWDFEDPDVDPMKARKLEWAERLLRWLEVRRGEEFGVLDGRRGAIDVSEFPD; encoded by the coding sequence ATGAACTACGAAACGTGGAGACCCGTCTACGAACAGATTCTGGACGATTTCGGCTTCGGCCGGGAGGCCGACGAGGAGGCCCGCGACGAACTCGCCGACCTGACGCGCCCGATAGCCGCGGCTTCCGAGTTCGACCTGACTCGCCTCGACGTGTCGGGCGAAGTCGTTGCTATCGCGGGCGCTGGTCCCTCGCTGACCGACCCGGACCACCCCGACCGTCCGGTCCAACTCGACCGAGCGAGGGACGCCGACGCCGTGTTCGCGGCCTCGACCGCAGTAGACGAACTCCGGCAGGCAAGCGTCGGCGTCGATTGCATGGTGACGGACTTGGACAAGAACCCCGCTACTGCCCGCGAACTGACCGAGGAGGACACGCCGGTCGCGTCTCACGCGCACGGGGACAATATTAATATGGTCTGCAAATGGATTCCGCGGTTCGACCGGGCGAACGTCCTGCCGACCACGCAGGCCCGACCGGTCGGCCACGTCCGGAACTTCGGCGGGTTCACGGACGGCGACAGGGCGGCCTTTCTCGCGGACCACCTCGGCGCGAGGACCCTCGTCTTCGTCGGGTGGGACTTCGAGGACCCCGACGTGGACCCGATGAAGGCCCGGAAATTGGAGTGGGCAGAGCGACTGCTTCGGTGGCTAGAGGTCCGCCGCGGCGAGGAGTTCGGCGTGTTAGACGGTCGGCGGGGAGCAATCGACGTGAGCGAGTTCCCCGACTGA